AGTGAACAACACGAGCAGAGCGGTATCTTCGAAGTAATTTCTAATACTCAGAAATGTGGCATTTTCTGGTGCCGGCTTATCCTCCGGTTCAACAATCACAACATTTTGCGTATTCACAACAGAGACTCCATAATTGGTTCTGATTTGAGGCTATCCCCATACTAACTTCATCCATCCGATTCCCCGTTGATTTAACCGTTACTATCAAAGCATTCATCGTTTTAACTCAGATGTCTTCGATAATGAATGGTTTGATCCGATAAAACTTTTGTCACTTTACTCCGAACAACGCTCGCCGTGAGTTTTTAACGCTTTCACATGAATAAGTCAGATGACATACTTAGTGATACGCATTCCACCGGATTTTCTGTAGTCATTGGAAGTACTATCGACAATTTTAACTTTGAACCATTGCTCGAACTATGACTTGAACAAACAACAACTTTGTTTAAGTTTGGAACATTCTTGACTAATGTGCTCATCAACATTAACTTAGTCTTAGTTTGGCAACAAATGTCCTGATTTGTCTGTCGGAGAACTCAAATTGAAGCTAACCGTCGATAATGTGACTGCACTCTTCGGTGTGTCCGAGAAAACGATCTACCGTTGGATAAAATCCAACAACCTACCCGCTTACCGGATCAACAACCAGTATCGTTTTAACTACACTGAGCTATTAGAGTGGGCTTCGGCTCACCGTATCAATGTTGCGCAACCGATGGCGCTGAACAATCAAAACGCCACGACGGAAGAAACTTTGAGTTTCAGTGATGCGCTTGTTTCCGGTGGGATTCATTATCGAGTTGGAGGAATTGACAAACTCTCGGTATTGACGGAAGTAGTGAACCTGTTGCGATTGCCTGACCGGATTAATCGCGATGTACTTTTACAGATACTGCTGGCGCGTGAAGAAATCGGTTCAACCGCTATTGGCGACGGTATAGCAATACCTCATGCACGAAATCCAATCGTTCTCAACGTAACTCAACCGTATGTTGCGCTTTGCTTTCTCGAAAATCCGATTGAATTTGATGCGCTGGATGGCGTGCCCGTTCATTCGCTTTTCACTCTTATCACTCCAACAATAAAATCACACTTGCGGTTTTTGTCACAGCTTGCATTTTTTCTAAAAGATGCCAATTTTCACGCCGCAATCATTCAGCATGCCTCACGTGAAGCGATTCTATCCGAAGCAAA
This window of the bacterium genome carries:
- a CDS encoding PTS sugar transporter subunit IIA; this encodes MKLTVDNVTALFGVSEKTIYRWIKSNNLPAYRINNQYRFNYTELLEWASAHRINVAQPMALNNQNATTEETLSFSDALVSGGIHYRVGGIDKLSVLTEVVNLLRLPDRINRDVLLQILLAREEIGSTAIGDGIAIPHARNPIVLNVTQPYVALCFLENPIEFDALDGVPVHSLFTLITPTIKSHLRFLSQLAFFLKDANFHAAIIQHASREAILSEAKRVEMSFRSASDVTSQPSTESKS